The following coding sequences are from one Clarias gariepinus isolate MV-2021 ecotype Netherlands chromosome 19, CGAR_prim_01v2, whole genome shotgun sequence window:
- the LOC128507724 gene encoding olfactory receptor 52D1-like — MEINTSYPVIFTLSGIRDLWPKHLFILIFLVIYLLIIFLNLTLIITIMIEKTLHEPMYLFLCNLCFNGLYGTAGFYPKLIHDLFSPVQVMPFVGCIAQAYVIYTSFMCEYTTLAVMAYDRYIAICRPLEYHNMMITQKVAKAIVYSWVFPLFISVPYSLILNQLPMCGSDINRVYCYTWAMVRLACVPSTTLNVYGYFLIFIFVLHAVFVIVSYQRLIVACRQSNESRKRFMQTCVPHLVSLINFTITLLFDILFTRYGSDDVPVAVRYFLQLEVLIVPPLLNPLMYGLKLSEVRKRIFQTFKQKINIR, encoded by the coding sequence ATGGAAATTAACACTTCTTATCCTGTCATATTTACCTTGTCTGGGATTAGGGATCTATGGCCAAAACaccttttcattttaatttttctcGTAATTTATCtcttaatcatttttttaaatcttacatTGATCATAACCATTATGATAGAAAAAACACTACATGAGCCCATGTATCTTTTTCTGTGTAATCTGTGTTTCAATGGACTTTATGGTACAGCAGGGTTTTATCCCAAATtaattcatgatttattttcaccCGTACAGGTAATGCCATTTGTTGGATGTATTGCACAAGCATATGTAATATATACATCTTTCATGTGTGAATATACAACATTGGCTGTAATGGCTTATGACAGATATATTGCAATATGTCGACCTTTAGAGTATCACAATATGATGATAACTCAGAAAGTGGCAAAAGCTATTGTTTATTCTTGGGTATTTCCTCTTTTTATTTCAGTGCCTTACTCTCTCATTCTTAATCAACTGCCAATGTGTGGGTCAGATATAAACAGAGTTTACTGTTATACCTGGGCGATGGTCAGATTGGCATGTGTCCCTTCTACAACTCTTAATGTATATGGGTATTTTTTAATCTTCATATTTGTCTTACATGcagtttttgtaattgtttcatATCAGCGACTTATTGTTGCTTGCAGGCAATCAAATGAGAGCAGAAAAAGGTTCATGCAGACATGTGTGCCACATTTAGTATCACTGATCAACTTTACTATAACTTTGCTTTTTGACATATTGTTCACTCGCTATGGGTCAGATGACGTTCCAGTAGCTGTGCGTTATTTTTTACAACTTGAAGTTCTTATTGTTCCACCTCTCCTCAATCCACTTATGTATGGCCTTAAACTTTCAGAGGTACGAAAGAGGATTTTTCAAACGTTCAAGCAGAAAATAAACATcaggtaa
- the LOC128507723 gene encoding olfactory receptor 51I2-like, which translates to MYLPAASPLNGIRRMASLQPSQLCLALVSRCSSLSSSQTAAIASMTSMEINTSYPVIFTLSGIKDLWPKHLFILIFLLIYLLIILLNLTLIITILIEKTLHEPMYFFLCNLCFNGLYGTTGFYPKFIHDLFSPVQVIPFVGCIAQAYVIYSSFMCEYTTLAIMAYDRYIAICRPLEYHNIMITQTVATAIVYSWVLPFFISLPFSVILNQLPMCGSEINRVYCYFWAMVRLSCVPTTTLNVYGNFVICVFALHAAFVIVSYQRLIVACRQSNESKKRFMQTCVPHLVSLINYSITLLLDILLTRYGSDDFPIGVHYFLQLEVLIVPPLLNPLMYGLKLSKVRKRIFQMHKSIR; encoded by the exons ATGTATCTCCCCGCTGCCTCACCTTTAAACGGCATCCGCCGAATGGCGagtctgcagccttcccagctgtgCCTCGCTCTTGTCTCTcgctgctcctcgctgtcttcCAGCCAGACCGCCG CAATTGCTTCGATGACATCAATGGAAATAAACACATCTTATCCTGTCATATTTACCTTGTCTGGGATTAAGGATCTATGGCCAAAACACCTTTTCATTTTAATCTTTCTCTTAATTTATCTTTTAATCATTCTTTTAAACCTTACATTGATCATAACAATTTTAATAGAAAAGACACTGCATGAGcccatgtatttttttctgtgtaatcTGTGTTTTAATGGACTCTATGGTACAACAGGGTTTTATCCTaaattcattcatgatttattttcaccTGTACAGGTAATCCCATTTGTTGGATGTATTGCACAAGCTTATGTCATATATTCATCTTTCATGTGTGAATATACAACATTGGCTATAATGGCTTATGACAGATATATTGCAATATGTCGACCTTTAGAGTATCACAATATTATGATAACTCAGACGGTGGCAACAGCCATTGTTTATTCCTGGgtacttcctttttttatttcactgccTTTCTCTGTCATTCTCAATCAACTGCCAATGTGTGGGTCAGAGATAAACAgagtttattgttatttttgggCAATGGTAAGATTGTCATGTGTCCCTACTACAACTCTCAATGTATATGGGAATTTTGTAATATGCGTATTTGCATTGCATGCGGCTTTTGTAATCGTTTCATATCAGCGACTTATTGTTGCTTGCAGGCAATCAAATGAGAGCAAAAAAAGGTTCATGCAGACATGTGTGCCACATTTGGTCTCACTGATCAACTATAGTATAACTTTGCTTCTTGACATATTGTTAACTCGCTATGGGTCAGATGACTTTCCAATAGGTGTACATTATTTTTTGCAGCTTGAAGTTCTTATTGTTCCACCTCTCCTCAATCCACTTATGTATGGCCTTAAACTTTCAAAGGTGCGAAAGAGGATTTTTCAAATGCATAAAAGCataaggtga